CATGAGCTGAAGCTTAACCAGACTGACCAgactgacatacagtatgctgctACAGCAGGGCACTTGGCCATAACAATCCCCATGCAGGCCTATACTgacataaacatatacagtagtttgtttttgatgttaaataaacactgtTTACATAATGTTAAACAAGTGCATTTGTGTGTTAAAGTTGTAGAGAATCCAATGgtttcactttaataataaaaacagagacAGTCTGTTTTCCCATATGCATctggaaatattaaaatattgtaaaaaaaaaaaaaaaaaaaagatcatttttatatgatttaatGAAAGAAAGTGAAACTTTTCCTACATATATTCCACATTCATTAGATTTCAAGCCTTATAGATTTCAAGctttcaagcctttcattttgatgattatggcttatggctcatgaaatataaaaatcaagTAACTCAAAATTTCCTAagatcaatttaaaaaatttttattgtgGAAGCAGAAAGGAGGTACGTAGTGCAGCCAACatggttttgttgttgttgtcttgaTTTTTGCTAAATGTGTAATGACATGGTGAAAaaagttgtactgtatgttgttgtttgtttgaggCTAAATTTGCCTTATATTGAGACCCGCTGTGAtcagatttttatgtttttacacaaaataacacattgaattactgtaaaaaaaaaaagaaggggtactaacttttgatcATGAGTGTATAACAATCAttaatttatgcatttaataCTTGGTCGGGGCTCCTTTAGCAAAAATACTGCATCAATGTGGTATGGCATGTAGGCGATCAGTCTGGGGCACTGCTGAGGCTTTATTGAAGACCAGTTACAaaaaccactttttcacaatataatttttttaaggcaatttaattatttaggtaaaataaaaaagttaatgtgCTTTAACTATATATGGCATCTTCCCATGACTTTTACCAAGTTTAGCAGTAACCAAAGACAATTGatttaatgtttcattttaatgatgttttctCCTCAACAGTACAGGAAAttcaattttctttaaatacaaaatgacaATTAGGACCCTTAACTGGGCATCTTTGGATATAAAGCAGATATGAAACATTTTGTACCATAAAATTTAAGACTCACAATGAatatgtgaataaataaaatatacaaaatagcttgtctgtaaaagaaaataaataaaaaaagcttaatcTTTTGCTTGCTGCAGAAAAACATCTTTTGAATTGACAGTTTTGTTGCATTAGACAATATTGCATCCTTTGTATTGCCTATTATTAATTATCgaaatatttttgttgttgaaagAGTAACTTGCTTATTACTTTTCTTATATTATTTAGAgttatatgaagaaatgatcATATGTCTGTAAGCTCTATGTAAACAGAGGAAGTGCATCTTTTTGCCATGTTGATATCAACAACATATGTAATTACTTGCTTACTGATATTAAAGGCCTAACGTAGCATAACTATCTAAATGTGCAAACTAAGGGCAACAGCAAAAACATAAACGCAAAAACTTTACAATATAAATAACTGTACATTTAGTAAACATTTACACAGGCCTATTTAAGAGCACAATTAAACAGTAAACTTTGAaattgaaaatttaaataaaaataaaataacacactcacacataaagTGTACAACtcttaacacaaacattatataaataacaattttaaataaaaactgatatTAGAATGTTTACAGCACTTCAGGCTCCTCATATCTGTGTTAAGTTTtcctggtgatttttttttagaagtacTGTATGCCTTTTTTACTTCAGTCCATTTTATGTTGGTTAAAGATGAACATAAAATAAGATGTGTTATGATTTTTGGGGCTGTAAATGAGATATAACATAAATACACTACTgacaaatgttttcattttatttttatgttttaaaatgtgcatGACATGCAGCATTGCATGAAAGTGGAAGTATTGTTGAATATTTTAAACTGCTGTCCTGTGTGAAACCTACTTTGATTAAAAAGTCTTCTTCTGTACTGTTTGCGTGTGTATATATCTGCTCAACACTGTGCCAGTCTTGTTTCTTCCCCAAAAATTATCTATACCATCCCTAACCACGTGACCTTTGTGAAaagctttaaaattattatgaagacatttttatataaaaaaaaaaaattccagtttGTAATTTTTAGCACACTCTGAGGGATTTGTCATGTTATACAAATCGATTGAActaaagaattatttatatcattctgttatcatgcttttattaaagtaataaggctataaatatttaaagatgtATACAAACCGAATAAACCCTTAAATATCTATGATTGCTATCACTACTGACCTGTTGCTCGACCTGTAGTCTACATCTAAGAGCTGACATCAACATATCGACAAAGTTATTTCTCTCCCCAAAATAGTCTTATagatcatttttaattaatagtttATATGTCTTCCCCAGTTCGGTCACACGTCCAGGACGTGATTCAGGTATGATATGTAACATATAGCGAGACGAAGGATCTCTATCTTTGAGAGCTTCTTGTCAGGCGGAAGTGTAGGGAGAAGTTTCCGCAGCTCGGCAAACGCCACGTTAAAGGCCTCGACACGGATGCGCTCGCGGGTTGCGTGGGCCAATCGGTACTTCGCGGTCGCGCGCCTCCGCCGCCGCTTTTCCTCGCGGGTCAGTGCAGGAGCCGCGAGCGCGCGCTGCTTCCCGTCCGTTAGTGGAGACTCTTCAGGCATGCACTCCGCTTTAATAACGTTCAGGACGGTTTCTGGGTCTGACTGAACCCACATCAAGTCAGAATCGGACTGATCCGGACTCAGCATCATCTTCATCAAGCGCAGGGCAAAATTACACCTGCGAGGATGGGttcaaaacaacaataacacttCAAAAGTCAATACTTTTAAGTTTAATTATGAACAAAAGTTGCTACATATGAAAAAATGCAcggaaatacatttaaaatgaagaaaggtTATcactaagaaagaaagaaagaaagaaggggaCGTTGCTTCTTATATGCATTATAAGTTAATGGTTAGGTTAACAAGAAGGACGGAAAGTTAACAGTAATTGACTATAAAGCGAGAATTTGAAACAAGGAAacagaatgaataaatgaatgaatgaatgccaGCTGGACGTAACATTTTCGAGTCACAAATGTGCAGGTgctgccttgttttttttaatcttattttattGTACTTAATATAGATTGTAGATCTTGTGTTACTTTAGACTGTATATAACTactagacaaataaaaaaaagattcaacagattttattttgtaatattttgatcTTCCTGATCATTTATTAAGCACACCTCGCCGTTAGGAGTTATATTCTCTTGGCATTTCTAGAAGCAACAGTAACAACAGAGGGGCAACAACAGCCTGCCTGCCACACTCCTACAGTATGATGTGCAGCTGGATGTATAACGCTCCTGAGAGCTGGAGTGTGTGGTACTGAATATTTCACGGGATGACACACTGGATGACACAAGTCGCTATGTTTGACAAAAGCGCAAACGACAAACGTAGGTGTTAAACTTTCTTTAAGTGAGATTTTTAAGATATCTCGCATGTTTAAATGTGAGTCAGTCTCGCTTGAGGTCAAGTGGCATTTCTTACAACAAGGCGAGACAATGCACGATCCAGCTAATGAagtaacaaaacatttttttatgaaaaaaacaacttgACAAATAGATATAGCTAACTTACTCACCTTGTGCCTCCAGTAGCTGTGATGTGATGCTGAATGGGACTGGAGTGGGAGGGAGCAGCTGGAGGATCAGGGTGTTGTCAGAGAATTTGTACCTTCTTCAGTATCCCATCCATTCCTTAGTATACCGTattacatccatgcatttccATGCGAATAGAGTAAAGCCAGGCACGTATTTCTGAGCAAATCTTCACCATGCAAAGTTTGTTCCGTTTATTTATAGACAGCAGTTACTCGTTTGGAAGCTTCCAGGCGGCGGTCCTGACGTCTCTAAAGCATGCTGAGGAATGACGCTGTTCAGCTGATTGACCCTTTTGCGCAGAAAACTGAAAAATGTAAGTGAGCGTTGATTCTTCTCAACTCCACACTCTGTTTTCTTTCTACAGGATGCTAAAGGGATGCGCGAGACGCTGGTTTAGgggaagcacacacacacacacattcgacACGTGCCAGACTTGGTATTGACGGTtcgggagaaaaaaataaagtgagaGTAGACAGCAGGGATGGAATACATTtagtgcattcacacacacacatacagagagagagagagagagagagagagagtctcatGCCCCGCCTCTTTCTCAACCCCATGCATCCACAGCGCGCATGGATTTAGTCATTATAGGGTCTGATATATCCTCTgaggatatgcaaaaaaaaaaaaaaatccgaagAACTGTTCATGAAAGTTCTTAAATGTTTCACCTCGGAGTCTATTTCAGTACTTCTGCTTCCTTTGGCACTAATTATGTGGAAGCACACCTGAGCTATAGGAGCCTTCTACATCATTCACCATCACCTGAGCTCAGGTCATAGTCATCTGCACCTGCACTTCTGCACAaatctttaaaatgttattattattattattattattattattattattaataataataataacaagaatagtaataataataattattattattgctgttattattattattattattattattattattattattataaataataataaaaaataataaataggcGGCACATTGGCTTAAGGGGGTTAGCACTCTTCCACCACTCCTTTAGGGTTGAGGGTTAAAATCTCACTGTGTGTGATGattttcctgtgcttggtgggtttcctcaagcTACCCTGGCTTCCTccatcagtccaaagacatgcattgaAGGTTAaaaggcatttccaaattgcctggagAGTTTGACTGCATGTTTGAATGTGTGCGCATGGGCTTACTGTATGCCTCGCAATGAGTTGTGATCCCATCCGGAATGTATCCTGCCTTGTACCCTGTGTTCCCTGGtagaggctccaggcccccatgaccaGATACTGTAAGTGAAACGAAATTgatgaaataatagtaataataataaagcactcCAAATCTAATGATTATCCTCTGAAGATATtgtaattaaatagtttttttttgcgACACCTATTTATGACAAtgccattttgtttttacacagcAGTTGTCAGATGTTTACAACATTGaagttacataaatatacataggagttaaaacccaaaacaaaacccaaacacCAGACCATTAATATTCATGAAG
The DNA window shown above is from Clarias gariepinus isolate MV-2021 ecotype Netherlands chromosome 5, CGAR_prim_01v2, whole genome shotgun sequence and carries:
- the nhlh2 gene encoding helix-loop-helix protein 2, with protein sequence MKMMLSPDQSDSDLMWVQSDPETVLNVIKAECMPEESPLTDGKQRALAAPALTREEKRRRRRATAKYRLAHATRERIRVEAFNVAFAELRKLLPTLPPDKKLSKIEILRLAICYISYLNHVLDV